The nucleotide sequence TCCGGACTCAGACGCGCAGGAGAAGCCAACCGAACCGGAGGAGAACCACGACGAGTCCGGAAGGTTCGAATGGGCGCCGCTCGAGTACGACGCCGCCCTTCAGGCGGAAGGGCTCTTCGGACTCGAGGTTCTGCAGGATGAAAGCGGCCTTCCACCGATCAAGAAGGCCAAAACTGTCAAAGAAAAGGCTAAGAAAAAGAAAACGCCAGTAAAGAAGCAGGCAAAAGAGGAAGAGGAGGCAGACACGTCGGAGGAGCTTCCGGACGGCGAAATAGAGAAAGCAACCCGCGCCTGGAACAGCCTGCTCTTCGACGATTGGGAGATACCGATCCAAGTGCGGCGCAACCTTCATGCGGCGGGTATGCTCCTGCCCACGACCATACAGAAATTGGTGTTCAAGCCCTCTCTAACCGGCTCTGCAAACATCGTGGCATCGGCAAAAACGGTATCTTAAAATGGATTAGGTTGGGTATATTTTGCGTAGGGATCCGGCAAAACACTCGCTTTCTCACTTCCCATCATTCTGGCGTTGCTGAAGCACGAGCGAGCAGGTGAGGAACGACCGATACTCTGCCTGGCCGTTCTCCCCACCAGGGAGCTCGCCCTACAAGTCAAGGACACCATAGCGATGTTGCTGAAGGGCACTTCGATGAGCGTGTTCGCGCTCATTGGAGGCATTGCCATCCAGAAGCAGGAAAGGGTGCTCAAGTACAAGCCTGaagtcatcgtcgccacgcCCGGCAGGCTCTGGGACGCCATGCAGGAGCTCGACATGAAATTCGACCTGAAGTACCTGGTACTGGATGAAGCAGACAGGCTGGTCAGCGACAAGGCCTTCAAGGAGCTGGGCTCGATCGTGGCGAAGGTCCGGACCAGCCGCACCCAGAACTTCATCTGCTCCGCCACAATGCTGAACGTAGGCGCCACGCGTCGCAAACGACATCGCTGTGCAGAAGAAGAAGGATCTGAAGGTCATTTTCAAGATGCTCCAAATCAAGAATCCGACCGTTTGCGTGGCCTCGCACAAGGGGGACGTGGTCATGCCCTACGATCAGTTCGCGCAACAGAAGTTTTTCAAAATAAAGGAGGACGAAGAGACGTGCAACACGACCTTGCCGGAGAACCTCAAGTTCCAGGTTGTCAAGTGCTTGGACAACGAAAAGGTGGTTGCGGCATGCCCGAACGTTGACACCGCTGCAGGAGCTCAAGCTCGTCGCGTATCTGATGGAGCACTACTCGAACGTGGATCACGGCAGGACCATCATCTTCGTGAACAGCATCTCCTATGCATACCGGCTGGAGCCCCTCCTCAGGTGGGTGACCCAGCAGCGCTCCGCAACCCCGCCGCAGCCTGATCCTCTGGAGGGACAAGCACGAGCTCAGGATCGCAAAATCGCACTGCATGACCCTGGACAAAGAATCCAAGGTCAACTACATCACGAGCTTGCACTCGAGGCTGCGGCAGAAGCAGCGCCTCAAGCGGTTAGAACAGTACGTCCCTGGCAGCGCAACACGCGACGCGTTTTCAGGTTCAACAAACATGACAAGGCCATTATGGTGTGCACTGACGTGGCTGCACGGGGCATCGACCTGCCCAAGGTGGACGGGGTGGTGCACTTCCAGCCGCCGAGGAACGCAAGCCTCTTCATACACAGGTCGGGGCGCACGGCGCGTCTCTCCGCACAAGGTACGCGTTCCAGCAGCGCGCTAATGAGTGTGCCAGGCGCTGCAATATGCATCTGCGAGAGCTCGGAGGCCGAGACGTGGGAGAAGCTGTTCAAGGCCGTTAACCGGAGGATggatgacgaggaggagatcCTGGGCTGCATTCCGCAGAAGCAATACCAGCGTTGGTCACCCGCAGAAGTGCCGTCAAATGTCGCAGGGTACAAGAAGCTGCTAATGTTGGCGAGCTCCATAGAGGCGCAGGAGCACCAGGTTGGCGGCGGGAACGGTATACGAAACAACGTGTTGCAGCTCACGAAGAAGGCCAAAACGGAATCGTGGCTACACACCTTCGCCAAACAGGCGGATATCGTGCTCAGCGATGAGGAATCGGACGAGGAAGCCAGGCACAGCCGATCGACGACGTACAAGCTCCTCAAAGCCGGGAAGAGGAAACTCCTCAGCGTAAGTCCCAAACGCATCGAAAGCCCAAAAGAAACGCAGTTGCGGTCTAATAATGACGGCTAGTGGCCACTCGCCGTTGCTGATGGCCCGAGGAACAGGAAGGCTAGGTGCCGGCAACGTCTCGTCCATTGGCCGCAGCGGCGGCGTGGACCTTACAGACAGTTCACGTTGGCTCTCTATATACTGATACGTACTACACACGGCTTCCAACTGCAAGCGTAATTATATTTGGATATCACCGCAGCCCGCAGGGCTGTCACCTGCGGCGCGTGTAACATCGTGCCCGTGGACGCGTAGAGGCGGACGGACTACACGCCGCACCGTGTCCTACGCGCACATTTTAAACAAACGACGCGTAAGCAGTcgcaggaggtggagcGCAACGCAGGTGTTACCAGTCTGCGCCAACTAGTCTGACTCGGCGGTGGAAGCCGCGCATCGTTCTTAGAGGCCCAGCACAGTACACCAACCCGCGGGCGCGATGGGCAAAATTGACAGCGCCGCCAAAAAGCTCCGGGTGGTGTTCCTGCACGGGTTCACGCAGACGGATGAGATGCTAAGGCAGAAGACGTACGCCTTCAAGACGACGTGTTCGCACTACCTCGACATCAAGTACGTCTGCTCGCCGCACGTGCTGCGGACGCCCCCGGCGTTCCACGACGACGCCCGCACCGGGAAGGACGATGACGAGATCAGGGAAATGGAAAACGCGGCGCGCGAGGCGTACGTCAGAGACCACGGAACCAAGGACAGCTACGGAAACACGTGGTTCTTCACGGGCAGTCACGGCGAGTACTCCTCGCAGGTGAAGTCCGCAGAAGTGGTGGGACTCGAGGACTCGTTCAAGGTCGTGTTCGACGCCTGCAAGGAGCACAACGCGGACGGGATCATGGGCTTCAGCCTCGGCGCACTCATGACCGCACTCGCCGCGCAGAGGGCGCTGCAGGACGAATCCGTCGGATGGAAGCCGAAGTTTGCCGTGCTTTTCAGTCCGCCGATGGTCGGAAACCAGACCATATGCAACATCCTGGAGAGCGGGCCTAAGATCGACGTGCCGTCGCTGCATCTCATCAGCGAAAACGACACCATCGTCAAGCCTGAACGGTCGTACCGCATACTCAAGTACTTCAGGGAACCTGAGGTCAGATTCCACTCGGCAGCGCACACAGTCCCGCATACCGAGTGCAAGGAAGTCTACCGCAACTTCTTCACTCGCTTCCTCTCACACGCAACATAGACGCAACAAAACACATGGCCCGCGGCGGCATCAATTTCTCACTGCCCAAAACGCTCGAAGCCGCCCGCAGGTCGCTTGGGAGACGGTCCAGAGTCCGCAGCGATGCACGCAGCGGAGGCGCTACACACCAATCGGCagacgcgctgctgcggaCGCAGTACGGGCTCTCCGAGGACGCGTACAGGGAGTACGGCGTAAGGGAGGGGATGCTGGCGGCCCACATGGCCAACAAGGACTCCTTCGTGCTGGACGAAGGCTCGGTCTACACCGAGCTGCACAAGTGCAATGCGCACAACATCGCCTCGATATTCCAAACGAAGCCCGAGTCCATCTTTTCTGCGCTCCCTGAGGGGGCTTGCGGTGGGTGAAATGCGTCTGACCATCGTAACGAGAGCAGGGGACGTCCTCAAGGACATCGCTCTGCTGCCGGAAGGGCAGGCCCTGGGCATCGTAAACAGGAAGGTCGCCGTAGAAATAATATCGCAACTGAGGCAGTATGCGTCGTCAAAGAGAGGGGAGATTCGTGCCAGGGGCATGTTGCTGGACGGCAAAAGGGGGACGGGCAAGGTGGGCAGCACGGTCGTCAGCCTAACCATCCATGCAGAGCTACGTCCTCAACCACGTCGCCatgtgggcgcggcagaaCGGCTGGATGGTGATCATGGAACCTTCGCCGTCGAAATATGCGAGGGAGGTCGGCAGCATTAAACGCTCGAACGCAGGGGTGTATATTCAGGTATCAACGACGAACACGAGGAACCGACCATGTGCAGAGCGAGTTCGCCGTCAAGTTCTTGGAGACGCTCATGACGGCCAACGCGGAGAAGCTGGAAATGATAGACGTGAAACCGCAGCATTACGGCAAAATCGCCTTGGACGGTAACCACGTCGAGTACACCAAGCGCATGTTCAACCCGGTGATACGGAAGGCCGTTgaggaggagctggagaTATTTATGGAGGAGGAGGGCGGCAGCGTAGGTCGAGCATGCTGCACGTAACCCTTTGCCAGGCCTTGGAAGTGGAGGTGGAAAGGCTCAAGCTCTGGCACTCGTACAGGCAGCAGTTCAAAATACCGGTCCTCAGGTACGGAGGCAGATTAGACCTTGCGTGACGCTTAGCAGAGACGTGCTCCACGCGCCAAAAACCCTGGTGCAAATAGCAAAGTTCGGCATCGAAAACGAGACCTACGCGAACCAAGCTGTGTACGAGCTGTTCGATCAGCTCAAGCACCAGACGGTCTTCCCGCTGCTTATCATTGTCGGTAGGTTGCCGGTGTAACCAAGCACCGAAACGCCTCAGACGAATACAACGAATGCTTCCCCGTGTCCGAGTACCTCTCCATCAAGTACGAGAACACCAAGTTCAACGGCTGGATACCCAGCTACCACCTTGCAATGCCGCGCCTGTTTAGCAAGTTCGACGGGGAGCAGTACACAAACGGTAACGTGCCGCTGTGCTAGGGTGGAATTTCGCTAAGGTATCAAGCTGGTCGCGACAAGTTGGGCCCGGAACAAACGGCGTGACTACAAACCCGAACTGCTCGGGATAATGTGGGTCATATGGTCCATGATGTCACAGCGCCAACGCAGGCCGCACGAAGTCCGCACGGTGCGGGAGTTCACGCCGAAGGAATACGCGAACCTGGTCCACCACCTGCAGCGCACGCAGACTATCTTCGACTTCCCCAGCGACAAGACCATGTACTTCTACATGCTCACAGGCAAGCGCGTGGAGCAGTCTTTACCAAACATTACAGGCGGCAACGGTTTCGAAAGCAGGCGGCTGCTGTCGAAGCTGTACTAGTTCTCCGGCAGCGTCAGCACCAAGAACTCGTGCTCCATCGCATCCTCTGGCGTGGGGCGCTTCTCCGGGTCCGGATTCAGAATGTATTTGATGAACTCCGCGAATGGACGGTGTTCGGGTTTCACCAGCTCCTGAGGCGCGTTAGATGCGCATTGGCGCAACGTACCATGATGCCCGAGCAATACTTGACTCGCTCCACCGAAGAACGCGAACGCGCGCCGTCGGGCCTGCAGCAGGTCACACGCACAAAACGCAACGTACCAGTTTAGGGAGAGCTTGTCAGGGTGCAGATAGCGGCGGCCGTCGGTCGTCCGCGCCTTCTCCAACATGCTAGCCGGCAGGCGGCCGACCGTCTGCTCCATCATGGCCAGATGCTCCAGATGGCTGTGGGTGTTAAACAACAAATCACCCGTGTAAATTTCAATTAGAATGCAGCCCAGAGACCACATGTCGCTCGCGTAAGACCACCCAATGTCTGAAGCGCGTGAAGCCAGCCGCACGGGCCGCAACTAACCCAGAATCACCTCCGGCGAGCGGTATTGGCGAGTGTTGATGATTGTGCTGTGGTAGTCGTCCTCGTAGATCGTGCTGCCGAAGTCAATTATCTTGATGTCCGCAGTCGCGGGACGCCTGGTCATCATGCCGGTCTGCAGGTGCCTCGGTGGGCGGGGACGCCAGCAACTTACCATCGACCGTGGGAAGGGCACCTCGATGAACTCCTCGCGTCCGCATGTGAGGAGGATGTTCTCGGGCTTCAAATCGGTGTGGATCAGCCTGTTCTTTTTCAGGAACGCGAGCCCCTTCAGGAGCTGGTAGGCGATTTTCTGAATGTCGGCCATGAAAAAGCCCTTATAGTCGTTACGTTTCAAAAAATCATAGAGCGAGTCGCCCAGCTGCTCAAACACCAAACACATTATGCGTCTCTTAAACATAAAATGGTCATGCAACACCACGCAATGGCTCTCGCCGGCCACGTCCACCTTGCGGATGTCCATCAGAATGTCAACCTCAATCTTCGCGGAGCTCACGTACTTCTCCACGTCGCGCACCACCTTCACCGCGAAATGCTCCCCGTTCTTTTCACAGTGGAGCACGCGGCCGAAGGTGCCGTCGCCGATCTTCTGCACCACCCTGTAGTCGTCCAGCATCATACCGGGCTCCCACTTGAAATGCACGATGCGGTCATTCGATTCGCGGTACCGCTTGTGATCCGAGGGGCTGCGTGTGGGAGagcggtggcggcggtgccaCTGGTCCTTGTGGTGCGACCGGCGCCTCCGGCTCACGGAAACAGACCGATCCCGGGTCCGCCGATCATAGCGCCGACGCCTCGAATCGTGATCGCTCACATCGCGCCGCTCGTAACGGCTGTCGGAGATCTTGTGGCTGTCCCGGCGGTCGTCGTAGCACCGCCTGGAATCACGCAGCGCATCACGCCGTGaatggcggcggtggccgGAATCGACGCGTCGCAAACGGGAAGTCGAGCGGCGGTAAGAACTAGAGCTGCTGCGACTGCCATAGCTGCCATGACGACGGCGGCTCCCGCGGTCTCCCCTCGAGCTGCTGCGGTGACGGCGACGGCCGCGATGAGCGCGACTGTGGGAGCTCCGACGCCGGCGGCTCGAGTAACTCCTGCGATACATCGATTGACTCCTTTTAAAAATTACGCGCGGCCGTGCGCTCCTTTTCACTGCAGACAGCCTGTCCTGCGGGTGGGAAGGAGCGGCGGCAGCGGACGAACACAAACATGCCGAAGACAAAAGACGGTAAGACATGGCAATGGACACAGGCCGAAGCCAGCGAGTTTTTTAGCTACGCTAGAGGCAGCTTCGACGCCGGTGACCGCCTGGCTCTGGACAAGAAGCTAAGGTCAGAGCCATCGCAACGCAGACACATACCTCGCAGATGTGCCGCCGAGGACGCCGTAACGCAGCAACGATGCCCGAGTGACATTCAGAAGGGGTTCAAGCGGCACGAAGGTGGCGTTGATCGCTTTCATTCTCACCCAGCTGCAGACGACATCATCGGCGAATGTGTAGACGAGCTGTGGAGCAGCGACGAAAAACTGGCTGCAGTCGTCGCCGACGCCCTTGAAAACGCGGCAACCACCTACGAAAGGGTCAAACAAAAAGGGATAAATGGTTCGTTTGATGGAAGTCTGTCGCACATGTCACGTAGAAGGCCTGAAGGTTACCAAGGAGGTCGACGTGCAACTCATCCAGACTGCGTGGAAGCAGGCGTTCACCATGAGCCTCAGCAAATTCGCCATGCTGGACATACAGAAATGGTGTGCAAGCAGGGCTGCCGATGGCGGGTTGTGTGCGCTCAGCGGTGGGTGATGGACACGCAACACGTGATGGCATGCAGAGGAGGATTACATGGACTTCACGGGAAACACGATCCACTCCATAGTCAATGAAGGTCTAGGAATCGTCGCCGGATACGCAGCTGTGGACGTTTGTTTTGGTGACTCGTAATTACTAACGGGTGGCAGCGTTCGGCGATACGGCGCGAGCTTATGTTCATGCAATATAACGGGCTCTTTACTAAGGTACGTAGCTGGCGTTTCGCGACGTATAATGGGTCATAAGAACAAGGAAGTCATTACTCCCTACCGAGGTTGCGCGACGCTTTGGgtgaaagc is from Babesia bigemina genome assembly Bbig001, chromosome : IV and encodes:
- a CDS encoding DEAD/DEAH box helicase, putative, which translates into the protein MEHPDSDAQEKPTEPEENHDESGRFEWAPLEYDAALQAEGLFGLEVLQDESGLPPIKKAKTVKEKAKKKKTPVKKQAKEEEEADTSEELPDGEIEKATRAWNSLLFDDWEIPIQVRRNLHAAGMLLPTTIQKLVFKPSLTGSANIVASAKTGSGKTLAFSLPIILALLKHERAGEERPILCLAVLPTRELALQVKDTIAMLLKGTSMSVFALIGGIAIQKQERVLKYKPEVIVATPGRLWDAMQELDMKFDLKYLVLDEADRLVSDKAFKELGSIVAKVRTSRTQNFICSATMLNKKKDLKVIFKMLQIKNPTVCVASHKGDVVMPYDQFAQQKFFKIKEDEETCNTTLPENLKFQVVKCLDNEKELKLVAYLMEHYSNVDHGRTIIFVNSISYAYRLEPLLSLILWRDKHELRIAKSHCMTLDKESKVNYITSLHSRLRQKQRLKRLEQFNKHDKAIMVCTDVAARGIDLPKVDGVVHFQPPRNASLFIHRSGRTARLSAQGTRSSSALMSVPGAAICICESSEAETWEKLFKAVNRRMDDEEEILGCIPQKQYQRWSPAEVPSNVAGYKKLLMLASSIEAQEHQVGGGNGIRNNVLQLTKKAKTESWLHTFAKQADIVLSDEESDEEARHSRSTTYKLLKAGKRKLLSVSPKRIESPKETQLRSNNDG
- a CDS encoding protein serine/threonine kinase 1, putative; the encoded protein is MYRRSYSSRRRRSSHSRAHRGRRRHRSSSRGDRGSRRRHGSYGSRSSSSSYRRSTSRLRRVDSGHRRHSRRDALRDSRRCYDDRRDSHKISDSRYERRDVSDHDSRRRRYDRRTRDRSVSVSRRRRSHHKDQWHRRHRSPTRSPSDHKRYRESNDRIVHFKWEPGMMLDDYRVVQKIGDGTFGRVLHCEKNGEHFAVKVVRDVEKYVSSAKIEVDILMDIRKVDVAGESHCVVLHDHFMFKRRIMCLVFEQLGDSLYDFLKRNDYKGFFMADIQKIAYQLLKGLAFLKKNRLIHTDLKPENILLTCGREEFIEVPFPRSMTGMMTRRPATADIKIIDFGSTIYEDDYHSTIINTRQYRSPEVILDIGWSYASDMWSLGCILIEIYTGDLLFNTHSHLEHLAMMEQTVGRLPASMLEKARTTDGRRYLHPDKLSLNWPDGARSRSSVERVKYCSGIMELVKPEHRPFAEFIKYILNPDPEKRPTPEDAMEHEFLVLTLPEN